One Paludisphaera rhizosphaerae genomic window carries:
- the msrB gene encoding peptide-methionine (R)-S-oxide reductase MsrB, with the protein MPTQDEAPKPASTAEPADDVVATGLPKTEEEWRKKLTPEQYHVVREKGTERAFTGKYWNHKEDGVYRCVGCGEPLFDSNSKFDSGCGWPSFSKPVGDGKEIKEAVDNSLYMTRTEVMCRKCNAHLGHVFDDGPAPTNLRYCINSASIDFEKRPDSAKKSEGEAEKKP; encoded by the coding sequence ATGCCGACTCAAGACGAAGCCCCCAAGCCTGCATCCACAGCCGAGCCGGCTGACGACGTCGTCGCAACGGGCCTTCCGAAAACGGAAGAGGAGTGGCGCAAGAAGCTGACTCCCGAGCAGTACCACGTCGTTCGCGAGAAGGGGACCGAGCGGGCGTTCACCGGCAAATACTGGAATCACAAGGAGGACGGCGTCTACCGCTGCGTCGGCTGCGGCGAGCCCCTCTTTGATTCCAACTCCAAGTTTGACTCCGGTTGCGGCTGGCCGAGCTTCTCCAAGCCGGTCGGCGACGGCAAGGAGATCAAAGAAGCCGTCGACAACAGCCTCTACATGACTCGCACTGAGGTCATGTGCCGGAAGTGCAACGCCCACCTCGGGCACGTCTTCGACGACGGTCCCGCGCCTACGAATCTGCGGTATTGCATCAATTCAGCCTCGATCGACTTCGAGAAGCGGCCGGACTCAGCCAAGAAGTCTGAGGGAGAAGCCGAAAAGAAACCTTGA
- a CDS encoding aldehyde dehydrogenase family protein, which translates to MATATQEVLTTRNPATGEPVGRVVATAPDEVARVVALAREAQSKWVARPLSERLAFLDRWRAVLNRDAETLADLIRSEVGKPTIEAMAAEVVPTLDALRWTSRNARSALADERLGPSWQRMLLMPTGRLRWAPVGLVGMIGTWNYPLFLSVPAIAQALAAGCGMVWKPSELAIATGEIVQESLREAGLPEGLVGIVHGRGDVGQALLDAPIDKMLFTGGVPTGRQALQSVSARGIPGVVELSGFDPAVILPDAPLESTVRALVWGAFVGCGQTCVAVKRILVVGDPAPWIQAMAQAISQLRVGDPARPDIDIGPMISEAARSRFDRTIHETVEAGARIEAGGRPIEGNGSFYAPTLLSASSPEPERTLEGVFGPVVLIRGVATIDEAIAAANGSEMALAASVWGRDRSIARAVARRITAGTVSVNDAVTATGAAAAPFGGFKASGFGRTHGVVGLREFAAPQVLFERRAGGYRPQLFPYGASFVGRFLRIYRRLFHPQA; encoded by the coding sequence ATGGCGACGGCGACCCAGGAAGTTCTCACGACCAGAAATCCGGCGACCGGCGAACCGGTGGGGCGAGTTGTCGCGACCGCTCCCGACGAGGTCGCGCGGGTCGTCGCCCTCGCTCGTGAGGCTCAATCGAAGTGGGTCGCTCGCCCATTGTCGGAGCGTCTCGCCTTTCTGGATCGCTGGCGGGCCGTTCTCAACCGCGACGCTGAGACTCTCGCCGACCTGATCCGGAGCGAGGTGGGGAAACCGACCATCGAAGCGATGGCCGCCGAGGTCGTGCCGACTCTGGACGCCCTCCGTTGGACCTCGCGCAATGCACGGTCTGCGCTCGCGGACGAGCGCCTGGGGCCTTCATGGCAGCGGATGCTGCTGATGCCGACAGGTCGACTTCGATGGGCGCCCGTCGGCCTCGTCGGGATGATCGGGACCTGGAACTATCCGTTGTTTCTCAGCGTTCCGGCGATCGCTCAGGCCCTTGCCGCGGGCTGTGGGATGGTCTGGAAGCCTTCCGAACTGGCGATCGCGACAGGAGAGATCGTTCAGGAGAGCCTGCGAGAGGCCGGCCTCCCCGAGGGCCTTGTCGGTATCGTTCATGGGAGGGGGGACGTCGGCCAGGCTCTCCTTGACGCTCCCATCGACAAGATGCTGTTCACTGGTGGAGTTCCAACGGGTCGGCAGGCGCTTCAGTCGGTTTCTGCCCGAGGAATCCCGGGCGTCGTGGAACTGTCCGGCTTCGATCCCGCGGTGATCCTTCCTGACGCTCCCCTGGAAAGCACGGTGCGGGCCCTGGTCTGGGGAGCGTTCGTCGGCTGCGGCCAGACGTGCGTGGCGGTCAAGCGAATCCTCGTCGTGGGAGACCCCGCGCCCTGGATTCAAGCAATGGCCCAGGCGATCTCGCAACTCCGAGTCGGTGATCCAGCTCGGCCGGATATCGACATCGGCCCGATGATTTCCGAGGCGGCGCGGTCCCGATTCGATCGCACGATCCACGAGACCGTGGAGGCTGGCGCGAGGATCGAGGCAGGGGGCCGTCCGATCGAGGGGAACGGTTCCTTTTATGCTCCAACCCTGCTTTCGGCCAGTTCCCCGGAGCCTGAGCGAACCCTTGAAGGCGTCTTCGGGCCCGTCGTCCTGATCCGAGGAGTCGCGACGATCGACGAGGCGATCGCGGCGGCGAACGGCTCCGAGATGGCTCTGGCAGCCTCGGTCTGGGGCCGGGACCGCTCAATCGCTCGGGCGGTCGCGCGGCGGATCACCGCCGGAACGGTCTCGGTCAACGATGCCGTGACGGCGACGGGAGCAGCGGCCGCTCCCTTCGGCGGCTTCAAGGCCAGCGGTTTCGGCCGGACTCACGGCGTCGTTGGGCTTCGCGAGTTCGCTGCTCCCCAGGTTCTCTTCGAACGAAGAGCGGGCGGTTACCGTCCCCAACTCTTCCCCTACGGCGCTTCGTTCGTCGGACGATTTCTGCGTATTTACCGACGTCTCTTTCACCCTCAGGCCTAG
- a CDS encoding ABC transporter substrate-binding protein: protein MVQRPRLLILFATATATSQLLTLATARGQESARPSGVVLPSDLIRSFPFDRITLQDDSVIFVEPVSPRPLPPIPRADEKARASGTRIPMEGNVGLPGEKNRFEAYEAKKDEPPGPETQITVHLSQEASTGRGDTRDFKIKRAHIKKIEYFEDILLAEGDRLRQARDYTRAFELYLRVQQRDPKWPGLADHVHGLLFAEGKQALGDGDVSRGLRILRQLHAEQPDYPGLVDQIAAAYAGRIENAIGLELYPEGRRLLHELEQISRDVRQARELREKFQAMARARAGNIGGGSNAEKLDALVEALRIWPTQEGLEAQYVQAFETDPTLDVAVTDVASPVGPWTRSPSDERVAPLLFRPILADDSEEAKRGERPDQLAQALESTDLGRRLVVRLKPGIRWSDGSRDVSATDVARSLVDRCDPRNPLKYQARWADLLDKVQAIDERQVEVRLRRPLLKPAFWLDAPIGAAHAGFDGRVVLSAKERRLVGSGPFVCFSASDRSLDLRLASDTSNGSPTRIRRIREFRYANSAEALAAFHRGDVTVLGHVPPDQAVKLTATPGVSVGAFAQPAVHVLALDGRSPALRNRTLRRALSYALDRRTLLEETILKGSPSDLDSPADGVFPRGGPGDAAGVKPLESNLVLAVALASLARGELGVPAIKLKLEYPAVAEVEAVVPRLVEAFRVARIEVEAIPVAPARLESELRAGRRFDMAYRVLRCDEPVLDAGLMICPGYDAPPSANALASAASPRILQLLLQLEQAAEWPSARGMAVQIDRELRDELPVIPLWQVTARYAWRERLKGPPETTDRLYQGIETWEIAPWFAKDPW, encoded by the coding sequence ATGGTTCAGAGACCTCGGCTGCTCATCCTCTTCGCCACAGCAACGGCGACCTCTCAGTTGCTAACGCTCGCGACGGCGAGGGGACAGGAGTCAGCGCGTCCCTCGGGCGTCGTCCTCCCGAGCGACCTCATCCGCTCGTTCCCCTTCGACCGGATCACGCTCCAGGACGATTCGGTCATTTTCGTCGAACCCGTCAGTCCTCGGCCGCTGCCTCCGATCCCGCGCGCCGATGAAAAGGCTCGCGCCTCCGGAACGAGGATTCCCATGGAGGGGAACGTTGGGCTCCCCGGCGAGAAGAACCGATTTGAAGCCTACGAGGCGAAGAAGGACGAGCCTCCGGGCCCCGAGACGCAGATCACCGTCCACCTCTCCCAGGAGGCCTCGACGGGCCGAGGCGACACGCGCGACTTCAAAATCAAGCGTGCGCATATCAAAAAAATCGAATACTTCGAGGACATCCTGCTCGCCGAAGGGGACCGACTTCGCCAGGCGCGAGACTACACGAGGGCCTTCGAACTCTACCTGCGAGTCCAGCAGCGCGACCCGAAGTGGCCGGGGTTGGCCGACCACGTGCATGGACTTCTCTTCGCGGAAGGGAAACAGGCTCTCGGCGACGGTGACGTTTCGCGGGGCCTTCGCATCCTGCGCCAGTTGCACGCCGAGCAGCCCGACTACCCGGGGCTCGTGGATCAGATCGCCGCCGCCTACGCGGGCCGCATCGAGAACGCCATCGGCCTGGAACTCTATCCCGAGGGCCGCAGACTACTTCACGAACTGGAGCAGATTTCCAGGGACGTCCGCCAGGCGCGTGAACTGAGGGAGAAATTCCAGGCGATGGCCAGGGCCCGCGCCGGGAATATCGGCGGCGGATCGAATGCGGAGAAACTCGACGCGCTGGTCGAAGCCCTGCGAATCTGGCCGACTCAGGAGGGACTTGAAGCCCAGTACGTCCAGGCGTTCGAGACGGATCCGACGCTCGACGTGGCCGTGACCGACGTGGCGTCCCCGGTCGGCCCGTGGACGCGATCGCCGTCCGACGAACGGGTCGCCCCCCTGCTCTTTCGGCCGATCCTCGCCGACGATTCGGAAGAAGCGAAGCGAGGGGAACGCCCCGATCAACTCGCTCAGGCGTTGGAGTCGACCGACCTGGGCCGGAGGCTGGTCGTCCGGCTGAAGCCAGGGATCCGCTGGTCGGACGGGTCGCGCGACGTCTCGGCGACGGACGTCGCTCGCTCCCTCGTCGACCGCTGCGACCCCCGCAACCCTCTCAAGTACCAGGCCCGCTGGGCCGACCTGCTCGACAAGGTCCAGGCGATCGATGAACGTCAGGTCGAGGTGCGGCTCCGACGGCCGCTGTTGAAACCTGCTTTCTGGCTCGACGCTCCGATCGGCGCGGCTCACGCGGGGTTCGACGGACGCGTCGTCCTCTCGGCCAAGGAACGGCGGCTCGTGGGCTCAGGTCCGTTCGTCTGCTTCAGCGCATCGGACCGCTCGCTCGACCTACGGCTTGCGAGCGACACGTCGAACGGATCGCCGACTCGAATTCGTCGAATCCGGGAATTCCGATACGCCAACTCAGCGGAGGCTCTCGCGGCCTTCCATCGGGGCGACGTGACCGTTCTCGGCCACGTCCCACCCGACCAGGCGGTGAAACTCACCGCGACGCCCGGCGTATCGGTCGGAGCGTTCGCGCAACCGGCAGTACACGTGCTGGCGCTCGACGGTCGCTCGCCGGCCCTGCGAAACCGGACGCTCCGTCGGGCTCTCTCCTATGCTCTCGACCGGCGGACTCTCCTGGAGGAAACGATCCTCAAGGGATCTCCGTCCGACCTGGACAGCCCGGCCGACGGCGTCTTTCCTCGCGGCGGCCCGGGCGACGCGGCGGGAGTCAAGCCGCTGGAGTCGAACCTCGTTCTGGCCGTCGCGCTCGCCTCGCTGGCAAGGGGTGAGCTCGGAGTTCCCGCAATCAAGCTCAAGCTCGAATACCCGGCCGTCGCCGAGGTCGAGGCCGTCGTTCCCCGCCTCGTCGAGGCGTTCCGCGTGGCCCGCATCGAGGTCGAAGCAATCCCCGTCGCCCCGGCTCGCCTCGAATCTGAACTGCGCGCCGGTCGACGTTTCGACATGGCCTACCGCGTTCTCCGTTGCGACGAGCCCGTTCTGGACGCGGGGTTGATGATCTGTCCCGGTTACGACGCACCGCCGTCGGCGAACGCCTTGGCTTCGGCCGCCAGTCCGCGAATCCTCCAGCTTCTCCTCCAACTGGAACAGGCTGCGGAATGGCCGAGCGCCCGCGGAATGGCCGTTCAGATCGACCGCGAGCTGCGAGACGAACTGCCGGTGATTCCTCTCTGGCAGGTGACGGCTCGCTACGCCTGGCGTGAGCGGCTCAAAGGGCCTCCCGAGACGACCGATCGACTGTATCAAGGTATCGAGACCTGGGAGATCGCCCCGTGGTTCGCCAAGGATCCCTGGTAA
- a CDS encoding GbsR/MarR family transcriptional regulator yields the protein MNMTPAAQKFVLHWGEMGQAWGINRTMAQVHALLFIAPTALDAEEISTLLDVSRSNVSTSLRELITWGVVRRVHIIGDRRDRFEALKDVMDTFRVIMAERRRREMDPTISLLEHCISEAKAGGEGEAYTREQLEKMLAFTRMVTDWYGQIENLPTPAMLRLFRGGTVIAKLFSRSGKNGKPGFDPADSAEAWDEDEASSPGK from the coding sequence ATGAACATGACGCCGGCCGCACAGAAGTTCGTGCTCCACTGGGGCGAGATGGGTCAGGCCTGGGGCATCAATCGAACGATGGCCCAGGTCCACGCCCTGCTGTTCATCGCACCGACCGCGCTGGATGCGGAGGAAATCAGCACCCTCCTGGACGTCAGCCGCTCGAACGTCTCGACGAGCCTTCGCGAGTTGATCACTTGGGGCGTCGTTCGCCGGGTGCACATCATCGGCGACCGCCGCGATCGGTTTGAGGCGCTGAAGGACGTCATGGATACGTTCCGCGTGATCATGGCGGAGCGTCGCCGTCGAGAGATGGACCCGACGATCTCGCTGCTGGAGCATTGCATCAGCGAGGCGAAGGCCGGCGGCGAGGGTGAAGCGTACACCCGCGAGCAGCTTGAGAAGATGCTCGCATTCACTCGCATGGTGACCGACTGGTACGGCCAGATCGAGAATCTGCCGACGCCGGCGATGCTCCGTCTCTTCCGAGGCGGGACCGTGATCGCGAAGCTCTTCTCGCGATCCGGGAAGAACGGCAAACCGGGATTCGACCCCGCTGACTCGGCGGAAGCCTGGGATGAGGACGAAGCCAGCTCCCCCGGCAAGTGA